From a single Nitrospiria bacterium genomic region:
- a CDS encoding HNH endonuclease signature motif containing protein yields MEISKIELEQLHNKSGLDISDINQVVADENGLLIYKDYKDRPVILYIRDTQEVKNTVLKYPKETRRFHLADCTTLEQMRSNNRFERYRITYNTSGVFIVDVYESKYSDRIEEIEAKLLVCKNCLAKLKYKGFDQPSYIPHDIWVSFDIEEFLMFYKPMFRTKPKFTDQIGPKSEYPKDWSQISQKLRENFGWRCNKCNLYFGDSQNRKLLHVHHRDGNKGNTSPLNLVPLCLECHSNEPMQGRLRFPKKNKLGISLIQKLRNEKEKSSFL; encoded by the coding sequence ATGGAAATTTCGAAAATAGAGCTTGAACAGCTACATAATAAATCGGGCCTTGATATTTCAGATATTAATCAGGTTGTGGCTGATGAAAACGGATTATTGATCTACAAAGACTATAAAGACCGCCCTGTTATTTTGTATATTAGGGATACCCAAGAAGTGAAGAATACTGTTCTTAAATACCCTAAAGAAACAAGGCGTTTCCATCTCGCTGATTGCACTACTCTAGAACAAATGCGATCAAACAATCGATTTGAGAGATATCGTATTACATACAATACCTCCGGGGTTTTTATTGTTGATGTTTACGAGTCAAAATATTCAGATCGGATTGAAGAAATTGAAGCAAAGTTGCTTGTTTGTAAGAACTGCTTGGCAAAACTAAAATATAAAGGTTTTGATCAACCTTCTTACATCCCCCATGACATCTGGGTCTCTTTCGATATTGAAGAGTTTTTGATGTTTTACAAACCAATGTTCCGAACCAAACCCAAGTTTACCGATCAGATCGGCCCAAAGAGTGAATATCCTAAAGATTGGTCTCAAATTTCACAAAAACTTAGGGAGAATTTTGGGTGGCGTTGTAATAAATGTAACTTATATTTTGGGGACTCTCAGAACAGGAAACTTCTCCACGTTCACCATCGAGATGGCAATAAGGGAAACACAAGCCCCCTAAATTTGGTTCCTTTATGCCTAGAATGCCATTCAAATGAACCAATGCAAGGGAGGTTACGATTTCCAAAAAAAAATAAATTAGGAATCTCCCTTATTCAGAAGTTGAGGAACGAAAAGGAAAAAAGTTCTTTCCTTTAA
- a CDS encoding IS110 family transposase, which yields MSKRDFSKQVERRQKIKRTTLVVGVDIGSTFNAVALMNKEGEVLGKYPKIYNSRRGFDYFAKVIEEVKTSNGFKGVLMGIEPTGHYWRKIAYFAKERGYEVRFIRTTGLKHQRGLDESSSAKTDMRDPTLANITREGKYIDTVIEDGVFRQLRTLAKLRERVLRYSVSSQNTLGAVLDDYFPELKRIFSSMKIRSLWAKLQCCPFPQDVVTLEVSMIAEVIGKSSRRRAEAAQKAMDLYQAAKESIGLKQVINTDRYRLKLCLQEVQRSEGLLKEIGMQMKKLLEQIPCCEYILSVPGVGALSAAVFLGELGNPNHFNHPKQIIKYSGYDPQERDSGKRVGRKIISKKGRWLLRKTLFFMSMRVVQQCQFFKDYYRRKLENQNRFGQLLKKKEGLCAVAIKLIKVIFALLRDKRGYGENVSSLTLAA from the coding sequence ATGTCGAAAAGGGATTTTAGCAAGCAGGTAGAGAGGCGTCAAAAGATAAAGAGGACAACATTGGTAGTAGGTGTGGATATCGGCTCTACATTCAATGCGGTGGCATTAATGAACAAGGAAGGGGAAGTATTAGGCAAATACCCAAAGATTTATAATTCCCGGAGGGGGTTTGATTATTTTGCCAAAGTCATAGAAGAAGTAAAGACCAGCAATGGATTCAAAGGCGTTCTCATGGGGATAGAGCCCACGGGACATTACTGGCGCAAGATTGCCTATTTTGCCAAGGAGAGAGGATACGAGGTTCGGTTTATCAGGACGACAGGCTTAAAGCATCAAAGGGGACTTGATGAGAGTTCCTCTGCAAAAACGGATATGAGGGACCCGACCCTAGCCAATATCACGCGGGAAGGTAAATACATCGACACCGTGATAGAGGATGGAGTCTTCAGGCAGCTGCGGACGTTAGCGAAGCTCAGGGAGAGAGTGCTCAGATATTCTGTGAGTTCACAGAACACACTGGGTGCGGTGTTGGATGATTATTTTCCTGAATTGAAAAGGATTTTCAGCTCGATGAAGATCCGGAGTTTGTGGGCCAAATTGCAGTGCTGTCCATTTCCGCAGGATGTCGTAACCCTTGAGGTATCGATGATAGCCGAGGTCATTGGAAAGAGTTCTAGAAGAAGGGCTGAGGCTGCACAGAAGGCCATGGATCTGTATCAGGCGGCCAAAGAGAGTATCGGATTAAAACAGGTGATTAACACAGACAGATATCGATTAAAGCTATGCCTGCAGGAAGTTCAGCGATCCGAGGGGTTGTTGAAAGAGATTGGGATGCAGATGAAGAAATTATTAGAACAGATACCCTGCTGTGAGTACATACTTTCTGTACCCGGTGTAGGAGCTTTATCAGCAGCGGTCTTTTTGGGAGAGCTGGGAAATCCGAATCATTTCAACCATCCGAAGCAGATCATCAAGTACTCAGGGTATGATCCGCAGGAGCGAGATTCTGGTAAAAGGGTGGGAAGGAAGATCATCTCCAAGAAGGGTCGTTGGCTATTGAGGAAGACTCTGTTTTTTATGAGCATGAGGGTCGTGCAACAATGCCAGTTCTTTAAGGATTATTATCGAAGAAAGCTTGAGAACCAAAACAGGTTTGGACAGTTGTTAAAGAAGAAAGAGGGCCTTTGTGCGGTGGCAATCAAACTGATTAAAGTGATATTTGCCCTTTTAAGGGACAAAAGGGGCTATGGCGAAAACGTCTCCTCTTTAACATTGGCGGCATAA
- a CDS encoding OmpA family protein — MSLLDVFERGSKEEEEQWISVSDLMAGLMILFLFIAISFMKNIIIEKNKIEEVAVTFQKTQDEIYENLYLEFREDLPKWNATIDKPTLTISFNEPTIYFDSNSSQLKPEFQSILRDFFPRYLKVLGNYKLDIEEVRIEGHTSTEWVTAVTEDEAYFYNMALSQDRTRAVLQYSLTLPEVNKFKAWVKKTITANGMSSSKPILVNGIEKRSQSRRVDFRVKTNAEVQIRKILKVDL, encoded by the coding sequence ATGTCCTTGCTTGATGTGTTTGAGAGAGGGTCGAAAGAAGAAGAGGAACAGTGGATATCCGTATCAGATTTAATGGCGGGGTTAATGATACTCTTCCTTTTTATCGCCATCAGTTTCATGAAAAATATAATTATAGAAAAAAATAAAATTGAAGAGGTAGCGGTCACTTTTCAAAAAACTCAGGATGAAATTTACGAAAATCTATATTTAGAATTTCGTGAAGATCTTCCAAAATGGAATGCGACTATTGATAAACCAACACTTACCATTAGTTTTAATGAACCTACCATCTATTTTGATTCAAATTCATCTCAGTTGAAACCCGAATTCCAATCAATCCTTAGAGATTTTTTCCCGAGGTACCTAAAAGTTCTTGGTAACTATAAATTAGATATTGAAGAGGTGCGAATTGAAGGCCATACATCAACTGAATGGGTAACCGCCGTTACAGAAGATGAGGCATATTTCTATAATATGGCTTTATCTCAGGACAGAACGCGAGCTGTGTTGCAATATTCGTTAACGCTTCCTGAGGTAAACAAATTTAAGGCCTGGGTTAAAAAAACAATAACAGCAAATGGCATGTCATCGAGCAAACCTATCCTAGTAAACGGTATTGAGAAACGATCCCAATCTAGAAGAGTGGACTTTCGGGTAAAAACAAATGCGGAAGTTCAAATTCGTAAAATTTTAAAGGTAGACTTATGA